From Periophthalmus magnuspinnatus isolate fPerMag1 chromosome 1, fPerMag1.2.pri, whole genome shotgun sequence:
tatttgtttacagacTGACTCAAGTGGGAAGGATGTCCCGAAAGCTTCTCTTGTGGATCGCCTTAGAAGCCACCTCAAAAGTCATAGAAAGACTACCAAAAAAGGGCAAGATCAAGGCTCAAATCTCACAATAGAGACTACAGATTACATGCCCATTACCCAAGAGACTTCTGGTCCTAACCAAGAACAACAGAGTGAAAATGTGAATTTGCCAAACACTTTAGCTTGCGTTgatgaaaataaatctgctaGTCCAATTAAATTAGCCAATCCTATTAAAACCTCCCCAGTTACCAAAAGTGTTTCAGACATAAAGCagattaaaagaaaaaactgtCCAAAAGCTGATCAAATGACACCAGCTAAGCCTGTCAAGAAACGTAGATTGAAAAAGGGTGGAGCAAGCAGTGAAAATATCCTTTCACGAGGTAATCTATCCCCAATGCGTAACAAACTCATCAATAGTAATGCTCTGTTAAGTTGCGTGAGAAAGGGATTAATGAAGAAGTCATTTTTATGCAAGTTTTGTCGAAAAGAGTTTgttaaaaagaaagacattgagGAACATATCCAGGTGCATGTTGGAAAGAAACCGTTTCAGTGCAATATCTGTCATAGAAGGTTTTCACGGACAATGGAGCTTTCGAGACATCTCAAGAGACACAACGCTGAGAAGAAATACCAATGTACATCTTGTGGTAAAGCATTTATTGAGTACAACAATTTAAAAAGGCACACGTAtattcacacaggagagaaaccatATTCATGTCCACACTGCCCTAAGGCCTTTACACAGTCGGGCCACATGAGGACTCATATCAAAAATCACCATAAAGATATTCAATGTTAACttgtaaaacaataacaaagaaAGGCTTCAATTGTTTGCAATAGACCACCAATAAAAGCTGGTGAGATGGAAATCCAAGCTTTTGTTATTGGGCACCAAGGGAATGTTCAGACATGTAAAGTTTCTTTACAGTAATTTCAATCAcgtgccttttttttttgctgcactCTGCTATCAGAGAAGATGAGGTTTTACAGTACATCTGTGTAATTTTACCAGTTCATTGTAAATGTTTGGCAAAATGGAACTacagtattatttttgtttttggaatattatttttgtcactGTAATATGTTAATAttgtaatatattgtttattctGCAATGAAAAAAAGCTTGAATTAATTCTAATTGATCCAGTATTGTTGGTTTCCGTTATTAGCAGGATTGTTTTGCTTCTTCTCAGAGAGTGGATGTAATTATATGGATTTAGATGTaagctttttttcattttgagagatTTTGTATCATTTAGTCATTTGAATAACCCTGTTAAGGTGTTCAAAGTATAGTAGGCTTATAGCAATTGGAGAAAAAAACATTCCAAATCTCTCATTAGTCAAAATGAGTCCGTGATATTTGAAAGATATTTTTCAAATAATATCTTGATGTCAATATTTTTACTGCTAATGCTTTAATGCCTAGTACAAATAGTCGGCTATTCCAATTAGGCcattgtgtttctgtgttttttgtctttgaTCCACAGTCTTGCTTCTAAACCTTTACATAGTCTGtgcatttaatgctgaaaagtATTAATTTGGCCTAACAATAAAGACTGAAAACAGAAGCGACAACATCAGCAGAACAGACAGTTTCTCAGCAGGAGCACTTGCGCTGTGCTCGATGGAGTGGACACACTTTCCAACATTTCCAATTTTATCAACAGCTACGATCCATACCACTTGTGAACAGCAGGTGGCGTTGTATCTGTACTGAGCAGGATCTCCGTGGATGAGCTGGGAGAGTGTCCCTTGGCCCTTCTGCAGGCTCACGCTCTCGATGCCGGTGCCGTTTCCGTCGGTGAGGTTCGCGGTGAGTTCCCACACAGAGCTGTGGCACTGGGACTCATCCCGGGGACAATCCTCCTGTATGCTGATGATTTTACACATGGGTGGGTAGAAATCTGTAATctagaaaataacaaaatatggaTTTTACATgagaatatgtattttattgCCTATGCAAAGCGCAATTATCATACAGCCTAAAGATTTCTTCTGTCTTTCCAGAAAGTAGAGTGTATGTAGTGATTGTAAACACAATCATCATTTGTGATTAATAGCACAGGCTTAAATAGCTCAAAACCAACGGCCCACTGTTAGTGGGGGCTGAAGtgacagattttaaatgatAATTTGGTCAAACTTAATAGAGGAAAAAGAAACTGACTAAGCCAATATCCTCTATGGACCATTAATGTGTCAGAAAGTATTAAAGAACAAACGATAAttacaattataaaaatgtatgtatgtatgtttgtatgtttgtttgtttgtttgtttatactgCATTTCATATCAAATTCTCCAGttgctatttttgttttcacCTTTTCAAGAACAGAGAGTCTCAGAACAACGTAATTGGAGTCAGAGCCAAGAGATGCATCTATTGTCAAGGTGACGTCTGTGCCTGAGGCTGTGCCAGCAGGGGGCGTTATGGTCAATGTGGCGTTGGTGTATTTTCCTGGAGTCAAGTTGAGactagagaaaaaaaacaacagtgagcAGGTACATAGTTTACTTTTATATGTTCTAAGAGCGATTCCTTTACCTTTGGGGGAAGTTCATTGGGAAGTTTCTGTCATTTCGAGCATTAATTTTGTATTGTCCACCAGGACCATTTGTAAAGACACTGAAGGGCAGTGTGAATTGTTTACCTGGCTCCACACTGTTGGATACAGTTGCCTAAAACATAGCAAAGGTTTTATTGTGGTGTGCCTAGGCTCTGAAGAGCACTCACAGATTAACAAACCAACCTGAATGTTGACTTTAGAGATAGACATCAGAGTGGTGGATTGCCGCTGAAACTCCGTGTTTGAAACTGTATCTGTTCCTGTCAGAAGAATCACAAACTCTCCTCCGGGCAGGTTAGGGACAGTGGCCAGGATCCCTCCGTTCCCCATGTCAGAGATTGTAGCATTAGTAGAGCCAGAGCTGGACACTGAGATTAGACtgacttgttttattttcagagaaCTGGGGCCTTCTCTACCCATCACAGGCAGCATCAGGTTGGTGGGCTGACCTGAAGCATGCAAGGTAAAGTAAATGTCTGTGatcattaaaactgtgaatgatGTTGAATATTGCTTTATTGTCTGATATTACCTTCTTGTGGGCGTCCTGTTAGTACAGCATATCCTGCGTGAGGCCCTTCAAATTTTTCCACAAAATCATAGATGAAGGCAATGGTACTCTGACCTGGCAACACAAGTACACAACAAATCTCAGATCCTATTATGTCAAGTGAATAATAAGGTAGACTATTcagatttaattatttttatgtttttattggcctttatttaaccagaatAGTCCTGCTAACAGAATTTCTTTTTCAGGGGAGTCCTGGTCCCAGAGGGAACCCTATTGTTTTTTTAGTGGTaggggaaactggagtacccagaggaaacctaAACAGGTACAGGGAGAACAAACTGCACATTGAAATGTCCCACACTGCCCTGAAATTGAGCCCAGGACCTTCGTGCTGTGAGGAAAGAGCTCTAACTGCTGCACTACTGTGTCAACGGGGGACTTAACTGACTTAACTTACCAGTGACTTTGACTGTGTATGGGCTCGTGGATGTGATGCTGATCTGCCAGATTCCTGCAGTTCTGTCAGCATTTAAACTACTGCGCCAAAGATTTCCAACTGTTTTAATGGTGGCCAgggcaccactggtttggctgCTACTTTGGGTCACAcctaaaatacaaaagtgacatcatcatctaTTTAAGTTTACATATTGACTGTGACTTAGGCTTTTTACCAGCAGGATTTGTCAGTGTAAAACTAAGAGATGTCCCAGTAATGTAGATGGTGATGTTTTTCAGGGAGTCATCCACACTGAATGAGAATGTGTCTGGCTTTCCAGGATTTCTTTCTTGTTGGAGAATGGTCACCTGAAAACAAATAACAGGTAATAGGTTCAATTCATCACAAAGCAGCATGAGTGTGAGTCTATCacttgttcagttctgtctggctggctgtctgtctgtctgtctgtgtgtctgtctgtctgtgtgtctgtctgtgcatACAGGTTGTAATCAGTCTAGTCCAATGTACCCTACTAAGGTCTCAAATTAATTGTGACATTTAGGTGTGTCgagtttaaaaagtaatttaaatggCCATTTGTTTGCAGTAATGTggagaaaaaaagtatttaatgcCCAATACTGCAGCAGTCTTACAAGAGCAGAGGTGGATGTGTCCAGGATGATAGGAGTGGCCTGTGGTAGCTCGCCCTTGGTCACTTGAATGGCCTGTCCTCCTGAAGCCAGAGCCAGGTCTTTGTAGTCATTGAATTCTCCTCCTGTTGAGCGACGTCGTCTGCTAGACCCTGTCATGAAAAAGTTGACCTGTGGAGGATCAATGTACAGTGTTAAAGGTATCTGATGTAGAGAGCATTATAGCAGGAAGTAGATAGCTTTGTCTCTTGTCTGACCATCGTATGTTCAGGTTCAGGTGACTTTATTTGTACCCGTAGGTAGATTTGTTTGCAGCAGTTTTTAGCTTTGACATCAGACAATACAGAGACATAATCAAACAGTCAAACATTCACTCTGGCTCATAGAGtcacaatgtaataaataaaaatatatatttaaataattaactgcatgaataaataaaataaaagtcctTAAAATCGCCAGAAGAttaaagtactatgatttgtTGATAAAGAATGCTGCTGGAAGAACACAGCTGTTCCTGTGACGCTCTGTCCTGCAGCTTGGCACTTGGAACCTGGGTCTCTTTGGTATAATGtatatcaaaaaacaaaagcagatgTTGCCAAATTTCTCAAGCTACTAAGTAATTTACTGCTTTTGGTGAGCAGAAAAACTACTTGAAAACTATGGCTCCAACAGTCCAGATTCTTCATCACATGCCTATGAAGTCTATATAGTCCCAAATTGTACTATGTCTATGAtgagtttacattttaatttatgttgACCAATCTAGTCCTTCTTTCAATTTTAGTAAGTATTCAAATAACttatttaatcttgatttttgagtcccattttagtcaatattttgtcttgttatctttatatttaaatttagtTCTTATAGATGGTACTTTGAAAGTACCATCTATAAGAACTAAACTGTCCAAATAACTGACAACTGGTACATTCTACGTTAATTTGTTAGACATGTGTGTTAATTAAATTTACCGTTGACTTGGTTGCACGAATGAGAGCAACAAGTGTGTCTTTGAGGTTGGCATCTTTGGCTGAAGCATCAGTGAAAACGTATATGTTAGAGTATGAAGGGGCAGTTGTCAAGGCCAGCTACAAAACAATCAGTTTATTAGATACATTTACAAGTATAATGaaagataaatgttttttattttgtgtacctGAATACCAGAGTAGCACATCTCGGGGTGATCACCGCCTCCATTTGCACTAAGTTTTGAAATTTCTTGTTTCATGATCTCAGGATTTGATGTCTTGGTAACTGGTCCAAATGCTATGTGACAACAAAAGGGTAAGTTAAAAAGGGCAGTTACATCACATATAAATGTCATCACATTAACTTATATGAAAGCTCATACCAGGGTCATTGAAAGGCACCAAAATATACTCAGATGGTTCATCCTGCGTTCCCTTTTTGCTGTCAATGATTTCATATACGACCTTTCGAGCCTCTTCAATATCATCTGACATGCTGCCAGTTGTGTCAATGACAAAGCACACAACAGAAGAACGAGCAATGCCCAACATTCTGTAAGGAAAATAAGCAAATATGAAACAGATTTATTATATGTTACTTAAGGATGGAGTGCAAGACttagagacagacacacaaaaaGCACTGTATTGGTATGGTAGTTAACAGTAAGTAGGTAAATAAAGCTAACCTCAGGAAGTCATTGTTACCAGCGGCCAGGCGGATGTCCTCCAGCAGTTGTAGTGTTGCTGCTGTGGCAATCTTCACCGCTGTGTCATGGTATTCCTTGTTGTCAGGGCGTCGCTCGTCTTTGTGAATGCCCCCACGAGGAACTACAAGGCTGGTCAGGTCTGATAGCCCACCATGACTACATTTACCTGCACAGAAAAACAGATGATGCATTTCTGTGTATATTAATGCATACATGTGGAAAATGTGAAAGCACTGCAGCTGGCAGTTATTTTATGGCATGAGAAGAGTAACCAAATCTAATGTGCCCCATAATAGCACACTTATGATTAAAACGTTCCTATTAGTCAAGTTGCTTTAGCTCATTATTCTTTAAAGATTTAATTGCCATAGTAAATTATCTGGCATGTAGTGTGGTGAATTTCTCTTGCAATCCTTGattttgtttcttattttgGGAATTCCATTGCCTGGTCAATACAAAAAGATATCtctctttatttttatacaggTTAATGTCAGTCTTGACCCCATGTGCTCTGTTGCATGTCAAGTCGTATCAAACATAATCATGCAATCAgatcgttttgttttttttgtttttttcagtgacacatgtgacacacctgtgaccagactcacatcttcataaagtattgaagaagtgcgTATCCTGGGTCTCAGGCAAGGAATGCCACAATTAGAATACAATAATTGTAATACTGTATGCCCATTTGAAGACTACAGTGACAGTTGAAAACAtatcaaatgtattaattttattgaTGATCCAGTTTGGTGACTATGATATAAATTATGTACTggtaacaaaataataatatgtttttcaatGGTACCAGAGGGTTTTTTGTCTGAGAAGAGTCCCATATATCCAGATGTCAGCTTCCCCTCGTTCAGGATGTTGGAAAGGATTGGATTGCCACAACTGCCACTGGCACAGTCTCTGCAGGTAGGAGTGTTCATATCTATGACAACAAAATAACTATTTCACTGtgtgaaaaaacacaattagcaTATTTTCAGCCATTGCAGTATCTATATGGTAATACAGATAGGGTCTAACTCAggacttgtttttcttttacaacgTTACAGACATCTGTTGTGATAAAAAGTGGTTCCCTAATTTTGCCCCTACTTAATCTGCTGGTTGATTTTGAAACAATTTAGAATGGTAAATTGTAATCcattataattgttaaaaatgtatttggttatTGCAAtatgcagttttaaaatgtcatatgtTATGTAACTTACTTGGCAAGTTTATCAGCAATTTCAAGTGTTTCTTTCATTTCAGTCATTTCCCCTGCTAACTGGAGTACTAAAGTACACACCTGCTATGTTTTCTATAGGAAGATCTTGTCGAATGAGATTGAGATATGGCTCTTTATGACCCAGCTCCACCCAGTTACTGTGGCTGTAGAAGTCCTAGAGGGTCATAGTAACACACATGCCATTAGTCATTAGGTCATTTAGTAAATATAtgtaaagaacaaaaataaagtgttacacctttttttattataaatcgAACCACAGTGTTTGTCACAGGTtttagagagaaacagacattAGACACCACATTAAGTTGAATGTTTTTGCAAAATGCTCAATATACT
This genomic window contains:
- the vwa11 gene encoding von Willebrand factor A domain-containing protein 7, giving the protein MTSLLGLAVLAVTLSGSLAFVPIGGGASTHVSITGAALLQKVQETCKAVANDNGYDFNPTGNSPEEIVQACLGPTATGDVSGAKFHSALQEIYMQNGLVDRDFVNSAPHHFNSEAFLEGRGLITEGVLAIKANVRNENFQAARLALGKVLHTLQDFYSHSNWVELGHKEPYLNLIRQDLPIENIADMNTPTCRDCASGSCGNPILSNILNEGKLTSGYMGLFSDKKPSGKCSHGGLSDLTSLVVPRGGIHKDERRPDNKEYHDTAVKIATAATLQLLEDIRLAAGNNDFLRMLGIARSSVVCFVIDTTGSMSDDIEEARKVVYEIIDSKKGTQDEPSEYILVPFNDPAFGPVTKTSNPEIMKQEISKLSANGGGDHPEMCYSGIQLALTTAPSYSNIYVFTDASAKDANLKDTLVALIRATKSTVNFFMTGSSRRRRSTGGEFNDYKDLALASGGQAIQVTKGELPQATPIILDTSTSALVTILQQERNPGKPDTFSFSVDDSLKNITIYITGTSLSFTLTNPAGVTQSSSQTSGALATIKTVGNLWRSSLNADRTAGIWQISITSTSPYTVKVTGQSTIAFIYDFVEKFEGPHAGYAVLTGRPQEGQPTNLMLPVMGREGPSSLKIKQVSLISVSSSGSTNATISDMGNGGILATVPNLPGGEFVILLTGTDTVSNTEFQRQSTTLMSISKVNIQATVSNSVEPGKQFTLPFSVFTNGPGGQYKINARNDRNFPMNFPQSLNLTPGKYTNATLTITPPAGTASGTDVTLTIDASLGSDSNYVVLRLSVLEKITDFYPPMCKIISIQEDCPRDESQCHSSVWELTANLTDGNGTGIESVSLQKGQGTLSQLIHGDPAQYRYNATCCSQVVWIVAVDKIGNVGKCVHSIEHSASAPAEKLSVLLMLSLLFSVFIVRPN